Proteins co-encoded in one Osmerus mordax isolate fOsmMor3 chromosome 11, fOsmMor3.pri, whole genome shotgun sequence genomic window:
- the mmp23bb gene encoding matrix metallopeptidase 23bb, with amino-acid sequence MKLKDLTPGFQRRGTSLRLLLLVFITTVIDWVGGIPTWRIEGADVISQKPLIETFTSVHPLSGGTMSRSKRYAINPLGHKWEHFNITYKITKFPNTLNKDDTRKAISIAFTKWSDVSPLSFNEITNPNKSADIIIGFYTFNHTDCWWSPLHPCFDGLNGELAHAFLPPRGEIHFDNHEFWILGKSRFSWKQGVWLNDLVQVAAHEIGHALGLWHSRDPQALMHPNATYTGQRNIAQDDIWGIQRLYGCMDKRRVCDPWARLGFCERRKSFMKKHCPQRCDLCYEPLEAVTTPTTPPANVKIKMVPRGKVVGFRCGTKNPRSPPKVSWYKDGEQLLTSIPGYIIMKDRDLRIVANEFNEGIYTCRVHRSGNIVSANSWAIRLKPEQSSNT; translated from the exons ATGAAGTTAAAAGACTTAACACCCGGTTTCCAGAGGCGAGGGACTAGTTTAAGACTTCTACTATTGGTGTTCATTACCACTGTGATAGATTGGGTCGGCGGGATCCCGACGTGGAGGATAGAG GGAGCAGATGTGATCTCTCAAAAGCCACTTATAGAGACCTTCACGTCTGTGCATCCTCTGTCAGGAGGGACAATGAGCCGGTCCAAACGCTATGCCATCAACCCTTTAGGCCACAAATGGGAGCACTTTAACATCACCTACAA AATCACCAAGTTCCCCAACACCCTGAACAAAGATGACACCCGTAAAGCAATCAGCATTGCATTCACCAAGTGGagtgatgtgtcccctctctctttcaatgaAATCACAAACCCCAACAAGAGCGCTGACATCATTATTG gctTCTACACCTTTAACCACACAGACTGCTGGTGGTCTCCACTGCACCCATGCTTCGATGGACTGAATGGGGAGCTTGCCCATGCCTTCCTGCCACCCCGAGGAGAGATCCACTTTGACAACCACGAGTTCTGGATTCTGGGAAAGTCCCGCTTCAGCTGGAAACAAG gtgtgtggTTGAATGACCTGGTCCAGGTTGCAGCACATGAGATCGGCCATGCTCTTGGTTTGTGGCACTCCCGTGATCCCCAGGCCCTGATGCACCCCAACGCCACCTATACTGGCCAGAGGAACATTGCCCAGGATGACATCTGGGGTATCCAGCGGCTTTATG GATGCATGGACAagaggcgtgtgtgtgacccaTGGGCTCGTCTTGGCTTctgtgagaggaggaaaagCTTCATGAAGAAACACTGTCCTCAACGTTGCGATCTCTGCTATG AACCCCTGGAGGCAGTTACCACACCAACTACACCTCCAGCCAATGTCAAGATCAAGATGGTTCCTCGTGGAAAGGTTGTGGGCTTTCGCTGTGGAACAAAGAATCCTCGATCACCTCCCAAAGTCAG CTGGTACAAAGATGGAGAGCAACTACTCACTTCCATCCCTGGTTACATCATCATGAAAGACCGTGATCTCCGCATCGTAGCCAATGAGTTCAACGAGGGCATTTACACCTGTCGAGTCCATCGCAGTGGCAACATTGTTTCAGCCAACTCTTGGGCCATCCGTTTAAAACCAGAGCAGTCTTCCAACACTTGA